The segment GATGGGTGGGTAGTTGCCAAACGGATCGAGGATAGTTAATCGTCAGTAATTGACGAATTTTTTCCTCTGATAGTAATTGATTGCCTGTAATCTTAATTTGGGATTGATTCCGAATCAGCCAATGGGGCCAACTGATCAGCCACAACATTCCTCCGGTGAGTCCACACAGAGCGCAAAAACGCCAAATTCCTTGCCACGCTTTTAAGCGTCGTTGGTGACGTAAGGTTTCCCGTTGCCGTTTTAAGGATTGAGCAGAAATAAATGTACTATCTGTCATAGAATTGCTTTACCCACTTTCAAAAAATGTTATAACTAAAAGAAGCGACCTCTATCTAAACTCTAAAAATAATTAAATTGTACGGTTAGTAGCAAAAATCCACTAAACAGATTCCCTAAGGATTAGATATACTGAGTTCAATCTCTCTTATAGGTTCCTGTCCCTCTCTTAAGATTTGAATTTTTTTACGTTCCACACCACAAAAGAGACTTATGGTTAATCAAAAACGCGGGCTTATTCTGGGCGCAACAGCAGCTATTTTATCAGCAGTAGCAGTAACAGGGGGAGGTCTTCGGCTTTCTCAAAGTCAAGCCTTCTTTCAAGATAATCCTAAAGAATTAGTCGATGAGGTTTGGCAAGTTATCAACCGAACCTATGTTGATGCCACCTTTAATCAGGTTGATTGGCGCAAAGTCCGTCAAGAGTATTTGAATCGTCCCTATAGCAACAAAGAAGAAGCCTACAAAGCGATTCGGGAAATGCTCGAAAAACTGGGCGATCCCTACACTCGCTTTATGGACCCCGAAGAGTTTAAAAATATGCAAATTGATACCTCTGGAGAATTAACGGGGGTAGGGATTCAATTGACGAAAGACGAAGAAACCAATGAATTAACCGTTGTTGCACCGATTGAAGAAACGCCAGCGTTTGAAGCAGGTATCCTCTCGAAAGATGTCATTGTCAAAATTGACGGCAAAACCACTAAAGGAATGGAAGTGGAAGATGCGGTTAAACTGATTCGGGGCAAACCGGGGAGTCAAGTGACGTTAACGATTCGCCGTACGGGTCAAGAAATGGAGTATCCTTTGACCAGAACCCGTATCGAACTTCATCCCGTTAAAGCTCGCGCCACGGAAACTCCAGCGGGAACCATTGGCTATATCCGCTTAACCCAATTTAGTGCCCAAGCGGGAGAGGAAATGCGAGATGCCATTAAAGATCTAGAAAGTAAAAAGGTAACTGGGTATATTTTGGATCTGCGGTCTAATCCAGGGGGTTTACTGTATTCCAGTATCGAAATTGCGCGGATGTGGCTTGATAATGGCAAAATTGTCTCCACGGTGAATCGAGAGGGAGAAATGGAGCAACAACAAGCGAGTAATCGGGCTCTGACGAATAAACCGTTGGTGGTTCTCGTCGATGGGGGTTCAGCCAGTGCCAGTGAAATTCTATCGGGTGCCCTACAGGATCATAAACGAGCGGTAGTGGTTGGGACAAAAACCTTTGGTAAAGGGTTGGTTCAGTCGGTACGGGGGTTAGGGGATGGTTCTGGATTGGCTGTGACCATTGCTAAGTATCTCACGCCCAATGGTCGGGATATTAATAAGCATGGTATTGATCCCGATGTGGTCTTGGAATTGAGCGATGAGGAACGGAAAGCCTTACAAAAAGAACGCGATCGCATCGGCAATTTTGGCGATCCTCAATTTGAGAAAGCCTTTGAAGTCCTTAAGCAACAAATCGCTACTTCTCAGAAAACGAATGCCCAAGCACCGAGACAATAGTTAATCAGCTATTGTTTTTATCCCCCTATATCTCCTCAAATTCAACAACCCCATTCTAAGTAACGGATGGGGATTTTTTTGTTGTCTAAAAAGCTCAAATCGAGAACATTTTTTCGTTCTTATCCAACATTATTTAACCAGTTATTCTTGACTAAAAAGTTCACCAATAGGACGAACCATACCAAAGACTTGCTGTAAAATTGTTAAATAAATATTAGGCTTTAAATCTTTATTTTTTCTGTAATTTTTAATTGTTGATCATCCTCTGACAACTGCTTCAATTGAACTTGACAAATCTGATTAAAAAATGTTGTTATGTAAGATAGACTCTTCAGCTTTATTTAGGTAGGTAAAATGAGAGAACTTGATCGGGAAAAAACGAATAAACTCCTCAATACTATTATGGAGTATGAACTAGCAGGAGTTGTCCGCTACACGCACTATAGTTTGATGGTAACAGGGCCTCATCGTATCCCCATTGTGCAGTTTTTCCAACAACAGGCTAATGAGTCTTTGCTTCATGCTCAACAAGTCGGAGAAATTTTAACGGGTTTAGAAGGCCATCCCAGTTTATCCATTGCGACGATGGAAGAAACTAATGAACATAGTTTACACGCGATTTTGCTCGAAAGTCTTAACCACGAAAAGAAAGCTTTGGACTTATACAAAGAATTATTAGAAGTG is part of the Rippkaea orientalis PCC 8801 genome and harbors:
- a CDS encoding ferritin-like domain-containing protein; this encodes MRELDREKTNKLLNTIMEYELAGVVRYTHYSLMVTGPHRIPIVQFFQQQANESLLHAQQVGEILTGLEGHPSLSIATMEETNEHSLHAILLESLNHEKKALDLYKELLEVVENASIYIEEFARGMIGQEEVHNIELKKMLRDYV
- the ctpC gene encoding carboxyl-terminal processing protease CtpC; this encodes MVNQKRGLILGATAAILSAVAVTGGGLRLSQSQAFFQDNPKELVDEVWQVINRTYVDATFNQVDWRKVRQEYLNRPYSNKEEAYKAIREMLEKLGDPYTRFMDPEEFKNMQIDTSGELTGVGIQLTKDEETNELTVVAPIEETPAFEAGILSKDVIVKIDGKTTKGMEVEDAVKLIRGKPGSQVTLTIRRTGQEMEYPLTRTRIELHPVKARATETPAGTIGYIRLTQFSAQAGEEMRDAIKDLESKKVTGYILDLRSNPGGLLYSSIEIARMWLDNGKIVSTVNREGEMEQQQASNRALTNKPLVVLVDGGSASASEILSGALQDHKRAVVVGTKTFGKGLVQSVRGLGDGSGLAVTIAKYLTPNGRDINKHGIDPDVVLELSDEERKALQKERDRIGNFGDPQFEKAFEVLKQQIATSQKTNAQAPRQ